The proteins below come from a single Thermomicrobiales bacterium genomic window:
- a CDS encoding FAD-dependent oxidoreductase yields MSTTPKQPRVVVVGAGFGGLRVVQALKNAPVQIIVVDRRNHHTFQPLLYQVATAALSPADIAKPIRSILHRQDN; encoded by the coding sequence ATGTCGACAACACCCAAACAGCCACGCGTGGTGGTGGTTGGGGCCGGGTTCGGCGGATTGCGCGTTGTGCAGGCGCTGAAGAATGCTCCAGTCCAGATCATCGTTGTGGATCGCCGCAATCATCACACGTTCCAACCCTTGCTCTATCAGGTCGCAACCGCAGCGCTCTCCCCGGCGGATATTGCCAAGCCGATTCGCTCGATCCTGCATCGGCAGGACAAC